A part of Legionella sainthelensi genomic DNA contains:
- a CDS encoding cation diffusion facilitator family transporter, whose amino-acid sequence MSIHAHSESHHHHHHHGNNKDVVTYNKAFIISIIANGLFVVLQIVFAYVANSTSLLADAFHNLGDVLGLMLAWVATVLMKRAPTMKATYGLKKTSILSALANGILLVFTCGIIATEAVYKLFSPTEVQAVSVMLVAAVGIVINATTALLFIRGSSDLNIRGAYLHLLYDALVSVGVVLSAALLYWTGWLWIDPVVGLLIAIIILKGTWSLFTSSFRLIIDGVPEHISWTEVSEFLLNKPGVNDFHDLHIWAISTQENAMSVHLHMPDEPLSDSSRAEWVKQLRHQFNIQHVTIQVERTATDCSDACHNPGFL is encoded by the coding sequence AAGACGTAGTAACTTATAATAAAGCGTTTATTATTTCCATCATTGCCAATGGTTTGTTCGTTGTGCTGCAAATTGTTTTTGCCTATGTAGCTAACTCAACCAGTTTGCTTGCAGATGCTTTCCATAATTTAGGTGATGTATTAGGTCTGATGCTGGCATGGGTTGCTACTGTTCTGATGAAGCGTGCTCCCACTATGAAAGCAACTTATGGATTAAAAAAGACATCGATACTCTCTGCTTTGGCAAATGGAATTTTGTTAGTCTTTACATGCGGCATTATTGCTACAGAAGCAGTATACAAGTTATTTTCTCCCACAGAGGTTCAGGCGGTATCGGTCATGCTCGTTGCTGCTGTTGGTATTGTGATTAATGCGACTACGGCATTATTATTTATACGTGGTTCTTCAGATTTAAATATTAGAGGCGCTTATCTTCATTTGCTCTATGATGCTTTGGTTTCAGTAGGTGTTGTACTATCGGCCGCATTACTCTATTGGACTGGTTGGCTTTGGATAGATCCTGTAGTGGGTTTACTCATCGCAATTATAATACTTAAAGGAACTTGGTCTTTATTTACAAGCAGCTTCAGATTAATTATTGATGGTGTTCCTGAGCATATTTCGTGGACCGAGGTTAGTGAATTCTTGTTAAATAAACCTGGAGTGAACGATTTTCATGACTTACACATATGGGCGATTAGTACCCAGGAAAATGCGATGTCTGTTCATTTGCATATGCCTGATGAACCACTTTCTGACTCATCAAGGGCTGAGTGGGTGAAACAATTACGTCACCAGTTTAATATTCAACATGTGACGATTCAGGTAGAGCGCACGGCAACAGACTGTAGTGATGCATGTCATAATCCTGGTTTTTTATAA
- a CDS encoding uroporphyrinogen-III synthase, producing MKRSLKGLRILNTRPQAQAHKLTQSIRASGGIVIELPALEIQASNRDWVYLLPDLNNVTHAIFISANAVHYCFTQLKQMEINWPTSIQVIAIGQGTAASLQQFNILVSAIPEFPNSEHLLSLETLQHLEKQNVLLFKGSEGRTLIEEQLMQKGANLVILKVYQRVMPRLSPIFVQSIWRDDLVDIILLTSEQSLLNLFKLFNKEAHDWLKNKTWLVISERIAQIASSLGIHKINISHPNQVLNTLLDYVNKD from the coding sequence ATGAAGCGATCGCTAAAGGGTTTGCGCATTTTAAATACTCGGCCTCAAGCGCAAGCACATAAGCTCACCCAAAGTATCCGTGCTTCAGGAGGTATAGTTATTGAGCTCCCTGCCTTAGAAATTCAAGCATCAAATCGAGACTGGGTTTATTTGCTACCAGACTTAAACAACGTGACTCATGCTATTTTTATTAGCGCAAATGCGGTTCATTATTGTTTTACTCAATTAAAACAAATGGAAATAAACTGGCCTACTTCAATCCAGGTAATCGCCATTGGCCAGGGAACCGCAGCTTCGCTGCAACAATTTAACATCCTAGTGAGTGCTATCCCCGAATTTCCTAATAGTGAACATTTATTATCATTAGAGACGTTGCAACACCTTGAAAAGCAAAACGTGCTACTATTTAAAGGAAGCGAAGGCAGAACACTTATTGAAGAACAACTGATGCAAAAAGGAGCAAATCTAGTTATTCTAAAGGTATATCAAAGAGTTATGCCAAGACTAAGCCCTATATTCGTTCAATCGATATGGCGTGATGACTTAGTGGACATTATACTGTTAACAAGCGAACAGTCTCTGCTTAACCTTTTTAAACTATTTAATAAAGAGGCCCACGATTGGCTAAAAAATAAAACATGGCTAGTTATTAGTGAGCGTATCGCTCAAATTGCCTCTTCATTAGGAATACATAAGATTAATATAAGTCACCCTAATCAGGTGCTAAATACACTGCTTGACTACGTAAACAAGGATTAA
- a CDS encoding HdeD family acid-resistance protein: MTKNGMNMPNTLRHNWGWLLGLGILLVFLGFIGLSMVIGLTLVSMYFFAALLIVSALSHFIDIFKHQDWQGIFWQAIIAFLYLIGAVIVFYDPFLASTLITALLAIVLIIIGITRIVLALSLKSTQGWGWLLFAGITAIILGLLILIQWPISGLWVIGMFIAIDMIINGWTYIFIALGVRASLS; this comes from the coding sequence ATGACAAAAAATGGTATGAACATGCCAAATACCCTCAGGCATAACTGGGGTTGGCTCCTAGGATTAGGTATATTGCTTGTTTTTCTAGGTTTTATTGGGTTAAGTATGGTGATTGGTTTAACCCTTGTAAGTATGTATTTTTTTGCCGCACTGTTAATTGTTTCTGCATTATCTCACTTTATAGATATTTTTAAACACCAAGATTGGCAGGGAATCTTCTGGCAAGCAATAATCGCATTTTTATACCTAATTGGTGCAGTGATTGTTTTTTATGATCCTTTTTTAGCCTCCACGCTCATTACCGCCTTATTAGCCATAGTCCTTATTATTATTGGCATCACACGAATCGTTTTAGCACTCTCGTTAAAAAGCACGCAAGGATGGGGTTGGTTGTTGTTCGCAGGGATTACAGCCATTATCCTTGGGCTATTAATCCTCATTCAATGGCCAATTAGTGGTCTCTGGGTTATAGGAATGTTTATTGCTATTGATATGATAATTAACGGCTGGACCTATATTTTTATAGCCCTTGGAGTACGTGCATCCTTATCATGA
- a CDS encoding disulfide bond formation protein B, producing the protein MRKNTYRKFQTFNAALTAFVLFASFYFEYVVGLMPCPLCMMQRICVFLLLAILGVSFYTLKKAHIICVLQIIIACAGLYFSLRQLWLQSLPVGKAPACMPGLDVLIRYFPWQTVVKTLFLGTGDCAEVNWRLLGISMPGWSALYFVFIALMGCFLFWHTRKSALHENF; encoded by the coding sequence ATGAGAAAAAATACTTATCGCAAATTTCAAACATTCAATGCAGCATTGACCGCATTTGTACTATTCGCCTCTTTCTATTTTGAATATGTTGTTGGATTGATGCCTTGTCCATTATGCATGATGCAGCGTATTTGTGTTTTTTTATTATTGGCGATTCTGGGCGTAAGTTTTTACACGTTAAAAAAGGCTCATATTATTTGTGTCTTGCAAATCATCATCGCATGTGCGGGCTTATATTTTTCGTTACGCCAATTATGGCTGCAGTCTTTACCGGTGGGAAAGGCACCTGCGTGTATGCCGGGCTTAGATGTTTTAATTCGTTATTTTCCTTGGCAGACAGTGGTTAAAACTCTGTTTTTAGGAACAGGTGACTGTGCTGAGGTCAATTGGCGGTTGTTAGGAATTTCAATGCCTGGTTGGAGTGCACTGTATTTTGTATTTATAGCATTGATGGGATGCTTTTTGTTTTGGCATACACGAAAAAGCGCTCTCCATGAAAATTTCTAA
- the nagZ gene encoding beta-N-acetylhexosaminidase — protein MPGSNSNLFMIDLEGTELSDIERKILKHPNVGAVILFTRNFANPEQLEKLTSEIHAINPHIFIATDHEGGFIQRFLRHGFRSLPAARVYGDVYDLSPEAGIKLAKQYGELMAKDLLTCGVDLSLAPVLDLHDISPIVARLDRAFHQDPDAVVALANAFIEGMNNVGMPAVGKHFPGHGRISSDSHTTMPVSLTTFDELKIKDLKPFIELIKRERLSAIMPAHVTYKAVDANKPAGFSSIWLQEILRHDLGFTGLILSDCLSMTGADIGNLMTRAEEALNAGCDMLIVCHQPRHILLELLQTLTLPQSEESAARISHFKNQMLRFSHSEKNQVVPYLSHTLLGQQEHLADCTSQNLQFNTSKTI, from the coding sequence ATGCCCGGCTCAAACTCTAATTTATTTATGATTGATCTTGAAGGCACTGAGCTTTCTGATATTGAACGAAAAATTTTGAAACACCCTAATGTGGGAGCAGTCATTCTTTTCACCCGTAACTTCGCTAATCCAGAGCAATTAGAAAAACTCACTTCGGAAATTCACGCAATTAATCCACATATTTTTATTGCTACCGATCATGAAGGTGGATTTATCCAGCGATTTTTACGCCACGGATTTCGCTCTTTACCCGCCGCTCGTGTGTATGGTGATGTATATGACCTATCTCCAGAAGCAGGGATTAAACTTGCAAAACAGTATGGGGAGCTCATGGCCAAGGACTTATTGACTTGTGGTGTTGATTTAAGCCTAGCACCCGTTCTTGATTTACACGACATAAGTCCTATTGTTGCACGCTTAGATCGCGCGTTTCATCAGGATCCTGATGCAGTTGTAGCCCTAGCAAACGCGTTTATTGAGGGAATGAATAATGTAGGAATGCCTGCTGTAGGCAAGCACTTTCCAGGACATGGGAGGATCAGTTCCGACTCACATACCACCATGCCAGTCTCTCTTACAACTTTTGATGAATTGAAAATTAAGGATTTAAAACCTTTTATTGAATTAATAAAAAGAGAGCGCTTAAGCGCGATCATGCCAGCTCATGTGACATATAAGGCGGTAGATGCCAATAAACCAGCTGGCTTTTCATCAATTTGGTTGCAAGAAATTTTACGCCATGACCTAGGATTTACTGGTTTGATTTTAAGCGACTGCTTGAGTATGACAGGCGCAGATATAGGTAATTTAATGACACGGGCTGAAGAAGCGCTTAATGCAGGTTGTGATATGTTGATTGTCTGCCATCAACCACGACATATATTATTGGAATTATTGCAAACCCTAACACTTCCTCAGTCGGAGGAATCTGCTGCTCGTATTTCACATTTCAAAAATCAAATGCTGCGATTTTCTCATTCTGAAAAAAATCAAGTGGTACCTTATCTATCGCACACGTTACTCGGGCAGCAGGAACATCTTGCAGATTGCACGAGTCAAAATTTGCAGTTTAATACTTCAAAAACAATTTAG
- a CDS encoding uroporphyrinogen-III C-methyltransferase, whose amino-acid sequence MASSNEEQMQKIKKTSSMEQNKQPKSPNNNTFASKKNFIILAVAIIIALGALALATYTLFLNNQLQNQWTNTSTNLSEELKQLEQKQNKIQEITDAKTKNTEEIQTQFQTQFDALSKQLQNAMSQRFYQNQDWLFLKARYYLELAQINAHWSNSSDATVALLEQADQLLKQFNEPKIFAIRQAIAKDIAQIQAIPAVDVAGLLSQLDAAQNSINNLSIPLPENESKSTLDQSQTSSNNSSAWSTHLQESMNILGKLVVIRRHDQEVKPLLSPLLEAALKENLRLNLQEAQWAVLNHDTFVYQLVLKQAINTLKTNFNENTQNTASLIKKLTELQQISITQKRPPVSLALPMLNELIESKKETATPSTNNEQGGSQP is encoded by the coding sequence ATGGCCAGTAGCAATGAAGAACAGATGCAAAAAATAAAAAAAACATCCAGTATGGAACAAAATAAACAGCCAAAGTCTCCCAACAATAATACTTTTGCTTCGAAAAAAAATTTCATCATACTTGCTGTAGCAATCATCATTGCCTTAGGAGCTTTAGCTCTTGCGACATATACGCTTTTTTTAAATAACCAATTGCAGAATCAATGGACTAATACAAGCACTAATCTTTCTGAAGAATTAAAACAATTAGAACAAAAACAAAATAAAATTCAAGAAATAACTGATGCAAAAACAAAAAATACTGAAGAAATTCAAACCCAGTTCCAAACACAGTTTGATGCACTAAGCAAACAATTACAAAATGCGATGAGTCAAAGATTTTATCAAAATCAAGATTGGCTTTTTCTTAAGGCTCGCTATTATCTTGAGTTAGCGCAAATTAATGCCCATTGGAGTAATAGCTCTGATGCAACAGTTGCACTATTGGAACAAGCCGATCAGTTATTAAAGCAATTTAACGAACCGAAGATCTTTGCGATAAGACAAGCAATAGCGAAAGACATAGCACAGATTCAAGCAATTCCTGCTGTAGATGTCGCCGGCTTACTCAGTCAATTAGATGCAGCCCAAAACAGCATTAATAATCTCAGCATTCCTTTGCCTGAAAACGAAAGCAAATCCACATTGGATCAATCACAAACATCATCCAATAACTCCTCCGCCTGGAGCACGCATTTACAAGAAAGCATGAATATTTTAGGTAAATTGGTGGTAATACGTCGTCATGATCAAGAGGTCAAACCACTTTTATCTCCTTTACTAGAGGCTGCACTTAAAGAAAATCTACGCCTCAACCTTCAAGAGGCTCAATGGGCTGTTCTTAATCATGACACGTTTGTTTATCAGCTTGTCCTTAAACAAGCAATTAACACGCTTAAAACAAATTTTAATGAAAACACACAAAATACAGCCTCCCTCATCAAAAAATTAACCGAATTACAGCAAATCAGTATTACTCAAAAAAGGCCTCCCGTGAGCTTAGCACTTCCCATGCTCAACGAGTTGATTGAAAGTAAAAAAGAAACAGCAACACCATCCACGAATAATGAACAAGGAGGGAGTCAGCCATGA
- a CDS encoding heme biosynthesis HemY N-terminal domain-containing protein: MMRVFFAFLILLAAVILGIQLNKDPGYVLIAINHWTIETTVWVAIFTLIVLFMILYLVLRICQKITHTPSKLTRWHAKKRFKKAQAITRKGLIEYSEGNWLKAKNHLIQALPNSDTPLLNYLTAARAAQNMGDNQLRDNFLREAQQSMPEAKIAVELTQAELQLSNHQWEQALATLKHLHAIAPRHSYVLMLMMRLYQEVKDWPQLIALLPNLKKYKVINQQQFELIQQDAYLQRLVDLAKQNKSSAVNSFFQSIPKTLVHNPEIIAAYTRFLLKNNEFTSAKNLLCHTLRKGFNSQLIELYAMLPADEHQLTFAESLLKRNPNSAALYLCLGQLCIKLQLWGKAKYYLEKSNEIEPTALAYEAKGKLHEKLGEEALACNSYKKGIELITNKVG, from the coding sequence ATGATGCGTGTTTTTTTTGCCTTCTTAATCTTGTTGGCCGCAGTAATTCTAGGCATTCAACTTAATAAAGATCCTGGTTATGTCTTAATTGCAATAAACCATTGGACCATAGAAACTACAGTTTGGGTTGCTATTTTCACCCTAATTGTTTTATTTATGATCCTTTATCTGGTTTTACGTATATGCCAGAAAATTACTCATACTCCCAGCAAATTAACTCGGTGGCATGCAAAAAAACGATTTAAAAAAGCACAAGCAATTACTCGAAAAGGCTTAATTGAATATAGCGAAGGTAATTGGCTAAAAGCAAAAAATCATTTAATCCAAGCGTTACCCAATTCAGATACTCCTTTACTTAATTATTTAACCGCGGCACGAGCAGCTCAAAATATGGGTGATAATCAATTACGTGATAATTTCTTACGAGAAGCACAGCAGTCCATGCCCGAAGCCAAAATTGCCGTTGAATTAACCCAAGCAGAATTGCAATTATCGAATCATCAATGGGAGCAAGCATTGGCAACATTAAAGCATTTACATGCCATAGCACCACGTCACTCCTATGTGTTAATGCTCATGATGCGACTCTATCAAGAAGTAAAGGATTGGCCTCAGCTCATCGCCCTTTTGCCAAATCTAAAAAAGTATAAAGTCATTAATCAACAACAGTTTGAGCTAATACAACAAGATGCTTATTTGCAAAGACTTGTTGATCTTGCGAAACAGAATAAATCCAGTGCTGTAAATTCTTTTTTTCAGAGTATCCCCAAAACTTTGGTGCATAATCCCGAAATTATTGCAGCATATACGCGTTTTCTATTAAAAAATAATGAATTCACCTCAGCAAAAAATCTATTATGCCACACACTACGTAAGGGCTTTAATTCACAGCTGATTGAGCTTTACGCCATGTTGCCTGCCGATGAACATCAACTGACTTTTGCAGAATCCCTATTGAAAAGAAATCCCAACTCAGCAGCTCTTTATTTATGTCTAGGCCAGCTGTGCATTAAGCTCCAACTTTGGGGAAAAGCAAAATATTACCTTGAAAAATCCAATGAGATAGAGCCTACCGCTTTAGCCTACGAGGCCAAAGGAAAGCTGCATGAAAAACTTGGAGAGGAAGCTCTTGCTTGCAATAGTTACAAGAAAGGCATAGAACTTATCACTAACAAAGTTGGTTGA
- a CDS encoding efflux RND transporter permease subunit, with protein MIPGLFPVVIIMLLIIVMLFNAYRPPLIIIAVIPFAMIGITLGLLLTGVPFGFIALLGAMSLSGMMIKNSVVLLDQVNLNIASGMKPNDAVISAGLNRLAPVVNAAVTTILGVIPLLQDVFWVYLAVTIMFGLTVGTILTMFLVPVLYSILYRISSKMNHKKINQ; from the coding sequence TTGATACCGGGGCTTTTTCCCGTAGTGATTATTATGTTATTGATTATTGTGATGCTATTTAATGCTTATCGTCCGCCTCTTATCATTATTGCAGTAATTCCTTTTGCGATGATTGGCATAACTTTAGGTTTGCTCCTTACTGGAGTTCCTTTTGGTTTTATTGCTTTGTTAGGAGCGATGAGTTTGTCCGGTATGATGATTAAAAATTCAGTAGTGTTATTGGATCAAGTCAATTTAAATATTGCCAGTGGCATGAAACCTAATGATGCAGTTATTTCTGCTGGATTAAATCGTTTAGCACCTGTCGTTAATGCTGCGGTGACTACAATACTTGGCGTAATTCCATTATTGCAAGATGTTTTTTGGGTTTATCTGGCGGTGACCATTATGTTTGGATTAACTGTAGGGACTATTCTTACTATGTTTTTAGTACCAGTGCTTTACAGCATTTTGTATCGCATTAGTTCAAAAATGAACCATAAAAAAATTAACCAATAA
- the fabI gene encoding enoyl-ACP reductase FabI, with amino-acid sequence MDSTLLAGKKALIFGIANDSSIAFGCARVLKRVGAELAITYLNEKAKPFVDKIANDLNPSIYCECDVTKDDDLDNLFSAIDKKWGKIDIVIHSIAYAPKQDLQKPVYESSKEGFLMAMDISCHSFIRIANRAKPLMNNGGSLFAMSFYGAEKVVENYNLMGPVKAALEASVRYMAVELGPHQIRVIALSPGPLKTRAASGLEKFDHLIQHTKEKSPLKSLVAIDDVGAMVAFLASNYAKNITGDVIYIDSGYHIIG; translated from the coding sequence ATGGATAGTACATTACTTGCAGGAAAAAAAGCCTTAATATTTGGGATTGCCAATGACAGCTCTATTGCTTTCGGTTGTGCCCGAGTATTGAAAAGGGTGGGCGCTGAGCTCGCAATCACTTATTTAAATGAAAAAGCAAAGCCTTTCGTCGATAAAATCGCAAACGATCTTAATCCTTCCATTTATTGTGAATGTGATGTCACCAAAGACGATGATTTAGACAATTTATTTTCGGCAATCGACAAAAAATGGGGAAAAATTGATATAGTCATTCATTCCATTGCTTATGCGCCAAAACAGGATTTACAAAAGCCTGTATATGAGAGTTCTAAAGAAGGATTTCTCATGGCCATGGATATTTCTTGCCACTCTTTTATTCGCATCGCCAACCGTGCCAAACCGCTCATGAACAATGGGGGTTCATTATTTGCTATGTCATTCTATGGCGCTGAAAAAGTAGTTGAAAATTATAATCTGATGGGGCCAGTCAAGGCAGCATTGGAGGCTTCTGTGCGTTACATGGCTGTAGAACTAGGTCCGCATCAAATTCGAGTAATCGCTCTTTCTCCCGGACCACTCAAAACACGCGCAGCTTCAGGGCTTGAAAAGTTTGATCATTTAATCCAGCATACAAAAGAAAAATCCCCACTTAAATCGTTGGTTGCTATCGATGATGTCGGTGCAATGGTTGCGTTTCTTGCCAGCAACTATGCAAAAAACATTACCGGCGATGTCATCTATATTGATAGCGGATATCATATTATTGGTTAA
- a CDS encoding efflux RND transporter permease subunit: protein MQVTVLRSLADQAVAILRANPHAIDVRTDWRESILQIVPDYQQDRARWVGILRLDLVQSFLRASDGITVGLFREQDNLIPINLRQPINEKNTAAVDLPLLQVNS, encoded by the coding sequence ATGCAAGTAACTGTTCTAAGAAGCCTTGCTGATCAAGCGGTAGCAATTCTAAGAGCAAATCCCCATGCAATTGATGTGCGAACGGACTGGCGGGAATCGATATTACAAATTGTCCCTGACTATCAACAAGACCGAGCGAGATGGGTGGGAATTTTGCGGCTTGATTTAGTACAATCTTTCCTAAGGGCTAGTGATGGGATTACTGTGGGACTTTTTCGTGAGCAAGATAATCTGATTCCTATCAACCTGCGTCAACCAATCAATGAGAAGAACACAGCGGCTGTTGATTTGCCCTTACTGCAAGTTAATTCATAA
- a CDS encoding c-type cytochrome, translating into MRLRFLISLYCFSLMLYASNETQQQEIQLRIQPIGQVSVQNEVKSKNKTTRDEEPGQEIYERYCVVCHKDGLAGAPRFRNEQDWKPRLTGRTLDDLVASSLKGLNAMPAKGTCIKCNEDDLKAAISYMLPKS; encoded by the coding sequence ATGAGGTTACGATTTTTGATTTCATTGTATTGTTTTTCATTGATGTTGTATGCTAGTAATGAAACGCAGCAACAGGAAATTCAATTAAGAATTCAACCTATAGGCCAAGTATCTGTACAAAATGAAGTCAAATCAAAAAATAAAACTACGCGGGATGAAGAACCTGGACAAGAAATATATGAACGATACTGCGTTGTCTGTCATAAGGATGGCCTGGCGGGAGCACCTAGATTTAGAAATGAACAAGATTGGAAGCCCAGATTGACAGGGAGAACGTTGGATGACTTAGTTGCATCTTCACTTAAAGGTTTAAATGCTATGCCAGCAAAAGGCACTTGTATTAAATGTAATGAAGATGATCTTAAAGCTGCCATATCCTATATGTTGCCAAAATCATGA
- the hemC gene encoding hydroxymethylbilane synthase: protein MNSRIIRIATRQSPLALWQANYVRQLLLNKWPKLNIELLPMTTSGDKFLKDKLLAVGGKGLFVKELEEALLDQRADFAVHSSKDMPAEFPHGLCLAAICKRDNPFDALVSHHFTSLQTLPERAIIGTASLRRQSQLLAYRSDLGVKPLRGNINTRLEKLRSGEYQAIILAASGLERMGFTHVITEQLSPEIMLPACGQGALAIECRADDQETLALVAELNDPISSLCVHTERQVNAQLGGNCHIPLAVFCTPIEKNQLLLQAKILTIDGSKTIADTQMGSLEQAANMAARCSQSLMAQGAARLLASVTQ, encoded by the coding sequence ATGAATTCAAGAATAATACGTATAGCGACACGTCAAAGCCCACTCGCTTTATGGCAAGCAAATTATGTACGACAACTTTTATTAAACAAATGGCCAAAACTCAATATTGAATTATTGCCTATGACCACATCTGGAGATAAATTTCTCAAAGATAAGCTTTTGGCTGTTGGAGGAAAAGGCTTATTTGTCAAAGAATTAGAAGAAGCATTACTGGATCAAAGAGCAGATTTTGCCGTACATTCATCAAAAGACATGCCTGCAGAATTTCCCCACGGGTTGTGTCTGGCTGCAATTTGCAAAAGAGATAACCCTTTTGATGCCCTTGTCAGCCATCATTTCACCAGCCTACAGACACTACCTGAGCGCGCCATCATTGGTACAGCAAGCCTTAGAAGGCAATCACAACTATTAGCTTATAGGTCTGATTTAGGTGTGAAACCTTTGCGAGGCAATATCAACACACGACTCGAAAAGCTTCGGTCTGGAGAATATCAAGCGATCATCCTTGCTGCTTCTGGTCTTGAGCGCATGGGGTTCACTCATGTGATTACAGAGCAATTATCCCCAGAAATTATGTTACCTGCATGTGGGCAGGGGGCCTTAGCCATCGAATGCAGAGCAGATGATCAGGAAACCCTGGCGCTTGTTGCTGAATTAAATGATCCTATCTCATCGCTTTGTGTACACACAGAACGTCAAGTTAATGCCCAGTTAGGAGGAAATTGTCATATTCCATTAGCAGTTTTCTGCACGCCTATTGAAAAGAATCAACTTTTGCTGCAAGCAAAAATTCTAACAATTGATGGCTCTAAAACTATCGCAGACACCCAAATGGGATCTTTAGAACAGGCAGCAAATATGGCTGCTCGCTGTTCCCAATCCTTAATGGCACAAGGAGCAGCCCGTCTTCTTGCATCGGTTACACAATGA
- a CDS encoding RasGEF domain-containing protein produces the protein MPKILDGHVYQEMENELNNFFDQIYKHNKKDRTEITSQVQQFLDNLSESIRDHSRLLFTKISPEEIIYHKENKPGDSRKKFQNLDKMTHYFNNLSALINFSVMQQEDPTLRVFYYDMYIQLMNFCYLKGDLFDAGAIYTGLIANNLPSSIDQKKLSSESRLIWDAREVELTRLFNLSTTYKAHMDLKEKLKTPLIPVLSSILPVQIYTKDAYDNSVSEHNRIQDGLRQLDLEHNKMLNRMQSESFSWSKPYYDYMKKVYLPQSISEYTKLVREYEELIVDHGGPIAKQFHQDKNSKPLVNFVESTLLENQLVLKLSPFQNQRIVDMLSEIDVVKSECLDLLQFDELSWKMREMNCTLVKAKSIGEYTTKIFAGLDTPHIEENVNENPLSVGSEELRPEDLYQPYPHTGLKLMLELERAITEHKPTIGLPGSVNCGFFSRAKRGDKNVNLETMDLKIMDVDDVDHGEIDLRDHTIMVLV, from the coding sequence ATGCCAAAAATTTTAGATGGTCATGTGTATCAAGAGATGGAAAATGAGCTTAATAATTTTTTCGATCAAATATATAAACATAATAAAAAAGACAGAACTGAAATCACATCACAAGTTCAGCAGTTTTTAGACAATTTAAGTGAATCCATTAGGGATCATTCACGCTTGTTATTTACAAAAATTTCTCCAGAAGAAATTATTTATCACAAAGAAAATAAGCCTGGGGATTCACGGAAAAAATTCCAAAATCTCGATAAGATGACCCATTATTTTAACAATCTCTCCGCCCTGATTAATTTCTCGGTCATGCAGCAAGAAGATCCTACGCTACGGGTTTTTTATTATGACATGTACATTCAATTAATGAATTTTTGCTATCTTAAAGGCGATTTATTTGATGCTGGTGCGATTTATACCGGGTTGATAGCTAATAATCTTCCCAGTTCCATTGATCAGAAAAAATTAAGCTCTGAGAGCCGCTTGATTTGGGACGCACGTGAAGTGGAATTGACTCGACTGTTCAATTTATCAACTACTTATAAAGCACACATGGATTTAAAAGAAAAATTAAAAACCCCTTTGATTCCAGTATTATCATCAATTCTTCCTGTTCAAATATACACTAAAGATGCTTACGATAATTCAGTCAGTGAGCATAATAGAATTCAGGATGGTTTGCGTCAGTTGGATTTGGAACATAATAAGATGCTGAATCGTATGCAATCAGAATCTTTTTCCTGGTCAAAACCTTATTATGATTATATGAAAAAGGTCTATCTCCCACAAAGTATATCGGAGTACACCAAGCTTGTAAGAGAATACGAAGAACTGATAGTTGATCATGGCGGCCCTATTGCCAAGCAGTTTCATCAAGATAAAAACTCAAAACCTTTAGTGAATTTTGTCGAGTCGACATTATTAGAAAATCAATTGGTTCTGAAGTTATCTCCTTTCCAAAATCAGAGAATTGTCGATATGCTTTCAGAAATTGATGTCGTAAAAAGTGAGTGTTTAGATTTACTCCAGTTTGATGAGCTCTCCTGGAAGATGAGAGAAATGAATTGCACCTTGGTAAAAGCAAAATCCATTGGAGAATATACGACCAAAATTTTTGCTGGTCTTGATACGCCACACATTGAAGAAAACGTGAATGAAAATCCACTGTCAGTTGGTTCGGAAGAACTACGCCCAGAAGATCTCTACCAGCCTTATCCTCATACCGGTCTGAAATTAATGCTTGAGCTTGAACGAGCTATAACAGAACACAAACCAACTATTGGCTTACCAGGTTCTGTTAATTGTGGCTTTTTTAGCAGAGCCAAAAGAGGAGATAAGAATGTGAATTTGGAAACAATGGATCTGAAGATTATGGATGTTGATGATGTAGACCATGGTGAAATCGATTTACGCGATCACACTATTATGGTTCTGGTTTAG